From the Candidatus Bathyarchaeota archaeon genome, one window contains:
- a CDS encoding Ig-like domain repeat protein — protein MRIKKFFLIFLLALTVSLTFFNQAESFKEAFFKDVQFNPKVYDGEPVLINVIIKNAAVNPALGEPKFFLTVFADNNLVYDEASQPWVCPLNNEASKKILVSNLKGPKEYLMRIELYWLNESVAIQEDVYQFKIVVVKLFIEDWGFSGSEVQAGAENFSVLKISFRNGGNDEMVNASIKVSESSSLIVTPSFKALGSLKPKEKLEESFLVSAPLTIELGIHQLTFQVSYFDFRGVFHIEDFNIQVKVVKLKAKIEVYTPLTVKYKNLTTVTVKLKDGNNNPVSNANINFYLNSKFLGVNSTNNNGEASLTFNADFKPGVYEVKIEYSGSKLLEASTASANLTIDKALTKIFINTLEAGKVNKETLIKVNLTDEYNNPVSKASVKLYAENQILESLTNDFGEAEFNYKPLAKGKIQLKALYEGNENYSSSYALSIITVEPIKTRLNLIAQQFLQGNQIKVKAVLKDEFNNPVSNASLKFTFLLNEKPIYEEASLTNNDGEASLTCKLSSTGFIKVKVDFQGSEKFSESSASTSIYPSAAILFIISLTSTAAIATILLYAKKFNLFGKIESFIKEKTSKPSLKTNKNICIRCGLEIPKNALYCNKCGANQFPYASTLSDLDKKVLDYIASHGGSISINKAVEDLGLTKESLLEAIERLKKAGKLEPVE, from the coding sequence TTGAGAATAAAAAAATTTTTCTTAATTTTTCTTTTAGCTTTAACAGTTTCATTAACCTTTTTTAATCAAGCTGAAAGCTTTAAAGAAGCTTTCTTTAAGGATGTTCAATTTAACCCTAAAGTTTACGATGGAGAACCAGTTTTAATTAATGTTATAATAAAGAATGCAGCTGTAAACCCTGCTTTAGGAGAACCAAAATTTTTCTTAACAGTTTTTGCAGATAACAATTTAGTTTATGATGAAGCTTCTCAACCTTGGGTTTGCCCTTTAAATAATGAAGCTTCAAAAAAAATACTTGTTTCTAACCTTAAAGGCCCTAAAGAATATTTAATGCGAATTGAACTTTACTGGCTTAATGAAAGCGTAGCTATTCAAGAGGATGTTTATCAATTTAAAATTGTTGTTGTTAAATTGTTTATTGAAGATTGGGGTTTCTCTGGTTCTGAAGTTCAAGCTGGAGCTGAAAACTTTAGCGTGTTAAAAATAAGCTTTAGAAATGGTGGAAACGATGAAATGGTTAATGCTTCAATAAAAGTTTCTGAATCTTCAAGCTTAATTGTAACGCCTAGTTTTAAAGCTTTAGGAAGCTTAAAGCCTAAAGAAAAACTTGAAGAATCTTTTCTTGTTTCAGCGCCTTTAACAATTGAGCTTGGAATTCATCAATTAACTTTTCAAGTTTCATACTTTGATTTTAGAGGGGTTTTCCATATTGAAGATTTTAATATTCAAGTGAAAGTTGTTAAATTAAAAGCGAAAATTGAAGTTTATACACCTTTAACCGTTAAATATAAAAACTTGACAACTGTAACTGTTAAGCTTAAAGATGGAAACAATAACCCTGTTTCAAATGCAAATATAAATTTTTATTTAAACTCTAAGTTTTTAGGCGTTAATTCAACAAACAATAATGGAGAAGCTTCTTTAACTTTTAACGCAGATTTTAAACCTGGAGTCTATGAAGTTAAAATTGAATATTCTGGATCAAAACTTCTTGAAGCTTCAACTGCTTCAGCAAACTTAACTATAGATAAAGCTTTAACTAAAATTTTTATTAATACGCTTGAAGCTGGAAAAGTGAATAAAGAAACCTTAATTAAAGTTAACCTTACAGATGAGTATAATAACCCTGTTTCTAAAGCAAGCGTTAAGCTTTACGCTGAAAACCAAATTTTAGAAAGCTTAACAAACGATTTCGGTGAAGCTGAATTCAATTATAAACCTTTAGCCAAAGGGAAAATTCAATTAAAAGCTTTATATGAAGGAAATGAAAATTACTCAAGCTCTTACGCTTTAAGCATCATCACCGTAGAGCCTATAAAAACAAGATTAAATTTAATTGCTCAACAATTTCTTCAAGGAAACCAAATTAAAGTTAAAGCTGTTTTAAAAGATGAGTTTAATAATCCTGTTTCAAACGCTTCTTTAAAATTCACCTTTTTGTTAAACGAGAAACCAATTTATGAAGAAGCTTCTTTAACAAATAATGATGGAGAAGCTTCTTTAACTTGCAAGCTTTCATCTACAGGTTTTATAAAAGTTAAAGTTGATTTTCAAGGTTCAGAAAAATTTTCTGAAAGCTCAGCTTCAACCTCAATTTACCCTTCAGCTGCAATTCTATTTATTATAAGCTTAACCTCAACCGCTGCTATAGCTACAATTCTTCTTTACGCTAAAAAATTCAATTTATTTGGGAAAATTGAAAGCTTTATTAAAGAGAAAACTTCTAAACCTAGCTTGAAAACTAATAAAAATATATGCATTCGCTGCGGCTTAGAAATTCCTAAAAACGCTTTATACTGCAATAAATGCGGCGCTAACCAGTTTCCTTACGCTTCAACATTAAGCGATTTAGATAAAAAAGTTTTAGATTATATCGCTTCTCATGGAGGAAGCATTTCTATAAATAAAGCTGTTGAAGATTTGGGATTAACTAAAGAAAGCTTGCTGGAGGCGATTGAAAGGTTGAAAAAGGCGGGTAAACTGGAGCCGGTTGAATGA
- a CDS encoding zinc ribbon domain-containing protein, which produces MVICVFCGKENMDGSRFCYNCGKPLTLMKAIPVLKASSVFMVKPPPRIIPGVGMCYYHPNLPAAYICARCGRAICRHCAKLYGALVFCPECFSRIGFIQPAPVYPPFSTFQSPPASFL; this is translated from the coding sequence TTGGTTATATGTGTTTTTTGCGGTAAAGAAAATATGGATGGAAGCAGATTCTGCTATAATTGCGGTAAACCTTTAACTCTTATGAAAGCTATCCCAGTTTTAAAAGCTTCAAGCGTCTTCATGGTTAAGCCCCCTCCAAGAATTATACCTGGTGTTGGCATGTGCTATTACCATCCTAATTTACCAGCTGCTTATATATGCGCTAGATGCGGAAGAGCGATATGCAGACATTGCGCTAAACTATATGGTGCATTAGTGTTTTGCCCTGAATGTTTTTCGAGAATAGGTTTCATTCAACCGGCTCCAGTTTACCCGCCTTTTTCAACCTTTCAATCGCCTCCAGCAAGCTTTCTTTAG
- a CDS encoding ThiF family adenylyltransferase: MRVKAEIPLFKEVTVEIDENEKISGLKRKICEKLNIPEDLTFLLLNGEILSENALIKELDFKSKVVTVDYLWARLLPLWGEKTQNALKESSILLVGAGALGNEIAKNLAMLGIGEIIIVDYDKIELSNLSRAVFFDESDVGEFKALVLARKLKSKNPHLKIEAYNFRVEDLPLEAFLKSNVIISGLDNLASRVFLSTIASKYKIPLVDGGMNGYQGRIQVFSSPDSPCPICSIPLSNYGRLIGLRNPCSAPTNEGVIPSLPTVASLVAAIQVQEAIKIIFNQKLNEKIEKLLSGLLILDLRFNRYSILELKKNPECVVCGKNGLGKNEAKLLEIPFEECLNSTAEMIKLASIKMGFKEPHEITVFKESFKGELLKIPSFSLLNEYELKKGSLTRVIFKKLKQEDYKEVLVKLI; encoded by the coding sequence ATGCGTGTTAAAGCTGAAATTCCTTTATTTAAAGAGGTTACTGTTGAAATTGATGAAAACGAGAAAATCAGCGGATTAAAAAGAAAAATTTGCGAAAAACTTAATATACCTGAAGATTTAACTTTTCTTCTTTTAAATGGTGAAATTCTTTCTGAAAACGCTTTAATTAAAGAGCTTGATTTTAAATCTAAAGTTGTAACAGTTGATTATTTATGGGCTAGGCTTCTTCCTCTTTGGGGAGAGAAAACTCAAAACGCTTTAAAGGAATCTTCAATTTTATTGGTTGGAGCTGGAGCTTTAGGAAATGAAATCGCTAAAAACCTTGCTATGCTAGGTATTGGAGAAATCATTATAGTTGATTATGATAAAATCGAGTTATCAAATTTATCTAGAGCCGTCTTCTTTGATGAAAGTGATGTAGGCGAGTTTAAAGCTTTAGTTTTAGCTAGAAAATTGAAAAGTAAAAATCCTCATTTAAAAATTGAAGCTTACAATTTTAGGGTTGAAGATTTACCTCTTGAAGCTTTCTTAAAATCTAACGTTATTATTTCAGGGTTAGATAATTTAGCTTCAAGAGTTTTCTTATCGACAATTGCAAGCAAATATAAAATACCTTTAGTTGATGGTGGAATGAATGGGTATCAAGGAAGAATTCAAGTTTTCTCTTCGCCTGATTCACCATGCCCTATTTGCTCAATTCCTTTAAGCAATTACGGACGGTTGATTGGGCTTAGAAACCCTTGCAGCGCTCCAACTAATGAAGGCGTTATTCCCTCGCTTCCAACAGTTGCATCTTTAGTAGCTGCTATTCAAGTTCAAGAAGCTATTAAAATAATTTTCAACCAAAAATTAAATGAGAAAATTGAGAAGCTTTTAAGCGGGTTGCTTATATTAGATTTAAGATTTAACCGTTATAGCATTTTAGAGCTTAAAAAAAACCCTGAATGCGTTGTTTGCGGGAAAAATGGTTTAGGAAAAAATGAAGCTAAGCTACTGGAGATTCCTTTTGAAGAATGCTTAAATTCTACAGCTGAAATGATTAAACTCGCTTCTATAAAAATGGGTTTTAAAGAACCTCATGAAATAACAGTTTTTAAAGAAAGCTTTAAAGGTGAATTATTAAAGATTCCAAGCTTCAGCTTGTTAAACGAATATGAATTAAAAAAAGGTAGCTTAACTAGGGTTATATTTAAAAAGTTAAAGCAAGAAGATTATAAGGAGGTTTTAGTTAAATTAATTTAA